One genomic segment of Patescibacteria group bacterium includes these proteins:
- a CDS encoding HAD hydrolase-like protein — protein NINLEKVLVSLGINQGWFTHILSAGMVKQPKPALDGFYKMVELSGIPAYEILYIGNHIGKDVRPAKQVGIKAGLMWKKSDEADYSFQSFEEILDLFKKQ, from the coding sequence AACATTAATCTTGAGAAAGTTCTCGTATCTCTCGGAATCAATCAGGGCTGGTTTACACATATTTTGAGTGCTGGTATGGTAAAACAGCCGAAGCCAGCACTGGATGGATTTTATAAAATGGTTGAATTAAGCGGAATACCGGCCTACGAAATACTATATATCGGCAATCATATCGGAAAAGATGTGAGACCCGCGAAACAAGTGGGAATTAAAGCAGGTTTGATGTGGAAGAAGTCAGATGAAGCTGACTATTCATTCCAAAGTTTTGAAGAAATTTTAGATCTCTTTAAGAAACAGTAA
- a CDS encoding aldehyde dehydrogenase family protein: MPTELISTNPARGYEEIGRVPISTEDDVRYAVASARKALPAWRALTPIERGAYFQKFLELYRKRTDEIALLQTKEMGKPITQSRAECNSRDVMLELNIERSVKVLAPQVLDDENGRVTELHFEPYGVAAAIAPWNYPTSQFLIAIGQPLLAGNTVVFKHSEEVPLTSQLLAELMCEAGFPEGVFTCLYGDGKVGEMLFDSDIDLILFTGSTRVGKLAYQKAAEKFIPVVLEMGGSSPGIIFDDVDLDRVCLSVYQERFSNAGQICCALKRLIVHESIMDKTIEKLTGIISEQKVGDPLDESTTVGPLVAKRQLELLESQVEDARTKGATIVIGGTRPEGLNGAYYLPTLITNVSPDMRIVTEEVFGPCLSVLSFRTEDEALAIAHATPYGLSAFVYSGDTTRANRVAHALEVGQVSINGCSYFSTNAPFGGYKQSGMGRTKGDLGFYFVTHQKVIASPE, from the coding sequence ATGCCAACAGAACTCATTTCCACAAACCCTGCACGAGGATACGAAGAAATAGGACGCGTACCCATATCGACAGAAGACGATGTTCGCTACGCTGTTGCATCCGCTCGGAAAGCACTTCCTGCCTGGCGAGCGCTTACGCCGATAGAGCGAGGGGCGTATTTTCAGAAATTTCTTGAGCTCTATCGAAAACGCACTGACGAAATTGCACTACTGCAAACAAAGGAAATGGGTAAACCTATTACTCAGAGTCGCGCGGAGTGCAATAGTCGTGATGTAATGCTTGAGCTGAATATCGAGCGATCAGTAAAGGTCCTTGCGCCACAAGTATTGGATGACGAGAATGGCCGTGTAACGGAATTGCATTTTGAGCCCTACGGCGTTGCAGCGGCAATAGCTCCGTGGAACTATCCGACCTCGCAGTTTCTCATTGCAATTGGACAGCCGCTTTTGGCAGGAAATACGGTCGTGTTCAAACATTCTGAAGAAGTGCCGCTTACATCACAGCTCCTTGCAGAGCTTATGTGCGAAGCCGGATTTCCCGAAGGGGTATTTACCTGCCTCTATGGAGACGGAAAAGTAGGCGAGATGCTTTTTGACAGTGACATTGACCTTATTCTTTTTACCGGAAGTACTCGCGTGGGAAAGCTCGCCTATCAAAAGGCGGCCGAAAAGTTCATACCGGTAGTACTTGAAATGGGTGGGTCATCGCCGGGAATTATCTTTGACGATGTTGATCTTGATCGTGTTTGCTTGTCGGTATACCAAGAACGTTTTTCTAATGCCGGCCAAATCTGCTGTGCTTTGAAGCGCCTCATTGTCCATGAATCAATCATGGATAAAACGATAGAAAAATTAACAGGAATTATTTCCGAGCAAAAAGTCGGCGATCCCTTGGATGAGTCAACAACAGTCGGCCCATTGGTTGCAAAACGCCAACTCGAACTGCTTGAAAGCCAAGTGGAAGATGCGCGCACAAAAGGGGCGACTATTGTCATAGGCGGCACTCGTCCTGAAGGGCTTAATGGCGCCTACTATCTCCCGACGCTCATTACCAATGTGTCGCCGGATATGCGAATTGTTACGGAAGAAGTATTTGGCCCCTGCTTATCCGTACTTTCTTTCCGCACAGAGGATGAAGCGCTTGCGATCGCGCATGCAACTCCCTATGGTCTGAGTGCATTTGTGTATTCAGGCGATACTACTCGTGCAAACCGCGTGGCACACGCACTTGAGGTAGGACAGGTAAGTATCAACGGTTGTTCGTATTTTTCCACTAATGCTCCCTTTGGCGGGTACAAGCAATCCGGCATGGGCAGAACAAAGGGCGATCTCGGGTTTTACTTTGTCACACACCAAAAGGTAATTGCCAGCCCAGAATAA
- a CDS encoding NUDIX hydrolase, with the protein MQDHTALVLHEGNNILFIQRASTKNILPNRWAFPSGTVERGEAPAMTVVREAREELGIDVAIEKVFAVFEIHEQDVLLHYFLCTSAKTRAIILDPKEIQDMKWRTFQEFFNTHSDEQIGHGLRYLRRHPEVWEGM; encoded by the coding sequence ATGCAAGACCACACTGCTCTTGTACTGCATGAGGGGAATAACATTCTCTTCATTCAGCGTGCCTCAACCAAGAATATACTTCCGAATCGATGGGCATTTCCTTCAGGTACTGTCGAGAGGGGCGAGGCGCCGGCTATGACCGTGGTGCGGGAAGCGCGGGAGGAATTGGGAATAGATGTGGCTATTGAAAAAGTATTCGCGGTTTTTGAGATTCACGAACAAGATGTGCTATTGCATTATTTTCTTTGCACGAGTGCGAAGACGAGAGCGATTATTCTTGACCCCAAAGAAATACAAGATATGAAATGGCGGACATTTCAAGAATTCTTCAATACCCACTCAGATGAACAGATCGGCCATGGGCTTCGATATCTAAGAAGGCATCCCGAAGTTTGGGAGGGGATGTAA
- a CDS encoding histidine phosphatase family protein produces MSIHITYFVHGTTTDNQQHISSGWKDVELSELGVKQSIDLKEQIRDKKFDVIFCSDLRRAVDSAKLTFEGVAPIIPDERLRECNYGMLNGTSSDIVEPMQEEECIEKPFPEGESYEDVKARVTDFIDFLKKNYDRKHIGIVAHKAPQLSLDVLLKRKTWKEALHDDWRKTKSWKPGWEYIVQL; encoded by the coding sequence ATGTCAATTCACATAACGTATTTTGTCCATGGCACCACAACTGATAACCAACAGCATATTTCCTCCGGCTGGAAAGATGTTGAACTTTCTGAGCTCGGCGTGAAGCAGTCAATTGATTTGAAAGAGCAGATAAGAGACAAAAAATTTGATGTCATTTTCTGTTCTGATCTGAGGCGTGCCGTTGATTCCGCTAAACTTACTTTTGAAGGAGTTGCACCGATTATTCCTGATGAAAGATTGCGTGAGTGCAACTATGGAATGTTAAACGGCACTTCATCGGATATTGTTGAACCAATGCAGGAGGAAGAGTGTATTGAAAAACCATTTCCTGAAGGGGAGAGTTATGAAGATGTTAAAGCGCGAGTCACCGACTTTATTGATTTTCTTAAGAAAAATTATGACCGGAAGCACATAGGTATAGTAGCGCACAAAGCCCCGCAATTGTCGCTTGATGTTCTCCTAAAAAGAAAAACATGGAAAGAAGCATTGCACGATGATTGGCGGAAAACAAAAAGCTGGAAACCCGGATGGGAATACATTGTACAGCTATGA